The Macrobrachium nipponense isolate FS-2020 chromosome 16, ASM1510439v2, whole genome shotgun sequence DNA window TGAGTATGCTTAAGTATATTGTCGAAAACACTTAGTATAATAAAATAGATtaagatttaattaaattaaagttttgGGTTTAAATTTCGTGATAAGCAGCTTTCTATGACTTCTTGTAACTTTTGTGAGCTGATGAATGTAATATTGCAGACAGATACTTGATCATTTGTGAAAAACGGAGAAGTTATTAGAATCACTGATTTCATGTCGGTCACATTGTACATAAATCGGTTTTCGTTATCCTCTGATTATATTGAAGGGAATAGGAAGCTCCTTTAGCTATCAGTTACATGTAGAATAAACTACCATTGCCTTCTTTCAAAGGACATGAAAGACATGACTGGCAGAATTGCACAGAGGCCCTTTGCGTTTGGCAGGCAATAATTGCTGCCCCTAAGCAGTCCataaatttctttattaatatCATGTAAATCCCACACCATGTCCTTCCTTTGCAGATCCGAAGTCTACGAGCTATACCCAAACAAATTCATCCAGCTCGACGAATCGAGAATCTACGTGATGAACACCCTCTTCAACCTGCCAGAGATTTACATGATTGCCTGTCTTATAGACTTCTTCAGCAACTCTCCACAGTATGTCAAGCTTCCAGAAGGGATCAAGTCAGGTGATCTATATATGAGCTTCAAGAGCATATTCCAGGACATCCGAGGAGCTGTTGATTGGGTTCACATGAAGGTAAACAAAATAGAACTGTAGGGTTACGTATCTTATGGAGTAAACTGATCATGCAATTTTTATCAAGTCCAGTTCTTTAATGTTACTGTATACATTGAGGACATCAGAAATCTTGTCATTCCTTAAAATTAATGAAGGTTATTGACAAGATTTCTTCAGCAACCTTCTAGTATATGTACTCTCTTTCCACAAGGTTTTACTCTATTATAATTGATGATGGTTAGTTTGTTCCTTTATTTATACTCTTGAATAAAGTTTTTAGTGCATTGCTTTTGTAATACTGGTCCACAATACTgtacattaaattttattttttccccagggagatttaaaaaagaaaacagtcgAAGAGGTTGACAAGTATGTCCACAAAGACGAGCGCTTGCCTCTGTTGTTGGACCGAATGAGGGATTCTGGGGCAAAGGTGTTCCTCCTCACGAACTCTGAATACTGGTACACTAATGCTATCATGGAGTTCCTTCTTAGTTTCCCTGATAAGGTATGATCAGTCAGAATAACCAACCTAGTGGTACTCTGCAGTTGTATAACATATTAGTTCTCATTGGGTAGATGCAATATTAACACAGTATGTGTTTATAACAAGCATACATTAGGAAGCTAGCCAAAAAGGCTGTGAACTTGCATAGTAAGCTTTCACAGAACAGAATACCTTTATGTGCATGATGAGAGGAAACAGATTAATTTTTTATCAGGTTGTTGCTTAGGTATTACAGGGAAACTTCATGTAGGTTTTGTCTTCCATGCTATTTGACAGTGTAGCATATAACCCCATAAAAATGTAGGGGCTGCTGATGATGAATACATTCATTATCAAATACAAAAAGAATTTAAAGGTCAGtcttaagaaaaaatttttttttagtttgtgtgGTGGGTTAtgtcttcatttacattttttatctttttaacttTGTGTTTTTAGATACTATTCAGTTATTAGTATTTTAATACTAActgatttttataaataattttaatcataagTAAGGTTTGTGATGTGCTTGTACGACTATTAGCATTGTAGCTGCAGTATCATTTGATATAAACTTTCCTTTTCCACAGAATGGAGAAGTGAGAGACTGGAAAACATACTTTGACTTCATTGGTGTGGATGCCTGCAAGCCAGTGTACTTTAGCGATGGAACCATCATGAGACAAGTTGACTGTGACACCGGTGCTCTCAAGCTTGGCACTCACACAGGAAAGCTCAGGAAAGGACAAGTCTATTCTGGAGGTACAGCACCACTGTGTATGCTAATTTACTGTCCATGCAAAGCATGAATTGACATGAAGTACTTGTCTAATAAAGTTATAAGTAATGTCTAAGTTACTGGTGACAATGAAAAGGGCTTTATCCcactattaattttttcatgtacAGTACAGTTCTTTTGTTTATCTGTTGTACTTTATGTTTAGGAAGTTGTGATGTCTTCACTGAACTGATGGGTGCCAAGGGAAAGGATGTCTTATATGTTGGAGATCACATTTTTGGTGACATTTTAAAGAGCAAGAAGATCAGAGGGTGGCGTACTTTCCTTGTAGTACCAGAATTGGTTCAAGAACTTCACGTATGGACCGAGAAGTGTTCCTTGTTCACCAAACTGCAGACTTTAGATGTCATGCTGGGCGATTTATACAAGTTAGTTTGAATATAGTAATACACACTGTAATTTTTCCATGTAGGAAAAGAATGAAAGCATATGCATATGATTGGCAACATTACATTTATGCAGTATTTCAACTCTCATATGTATTGGTTTGATaggtaatttctatttttttaagaaaGCTCTGTATTTTGTAGTTGTTAGTAcaataatatgttttaaaaacTTGGCAAATTCATTAAATTATGATGATATCATCAAACAAGTACAGCATTGCTGTAGGCTGCAATCCgacaaatatttataataactaaAACTATAATGACAATTTGTTTTCAGGAACCTAGATTCAAGTACCAATGAAAGACCAGACTTGAGCAAAGTTAGAAGTGCTATAAAGGAAGTTACTCATGAGATGGATTTGAGCTATGGCATGCTTGGTTCAGTATTCAGATCGGGATCAAGACAAACTCACTTTTCTACACAGGTAAGATATACTCGCATGCATGTTAAAATGTGATGGATATGACATTGAGACGCTAAGCCATTTACCACCTTGAAAAACATGGGTATCCATCATCTTTCCATTCTCATACATGTACATACTATGTATGTTTATAGAATTTGGGTATCATTAATAAGTTAGTTATTACAAAGCAATCTTATGAGATCAGAAATTGTTCATGTAGTAATGtaagaaacaaaattattaaaagcaCAATTTTCCACAACCAAGGGTAAAATTCATACCCTCTGATCGGAGAGCTTTACCAGAAGTTTATCCCTTTCTGCTACAAGCACTGTTTAGTTTGCTTCTCCATTCAGTATTGACTTATGCAGTTGCCTACTGTACTCTAAGAACCAGAATTACTTACTTTAAAATTCTGGGATATGTATTTTATCCATTCATCTTTTGCTTAGCTTTGTGTGCAAGTTAGCATGTGCCAGCAGATTgtattttagtgttgtttagatATTTCAGATAATGTTGGTTTAGGTAATCCATACAGAACTATTCATATTTGTAAATCATAATCTTCTTCTATATAGttatttctcattgaaaaattgcataattaaagtatttttcttaCAGGTTTCAAGATACGCTGATGTGTACGCATCTACATTATTGAATTTAATCTATTACCCCTTCAGTTACATGTTCCGTGCCCCAGCTATGCTTGTAAGTAATGTACTGTGCAATGTTTGGAAAAcattacatatttttgttttctctgggtGCTGTATTGAATTTAGGAGTAAAATAGAAATGTTTATCTCAAATTTCTTAACATGTTTAAGTGTACCTCTCCACTCTCCTCTGTCTATTGCACTATGGGATTTCTGCTTGGTCCAGGTCCTCATCTTTCCTTTTTCTCCATGATTTTTACCACGGTCCTTCCAATTTATCATGATATCATGAGTATTTTGCTGTTTAACCTCTTCAATTTCTTCTTATAGAGTGGTTCAGGTAATACTTGTAAACCACAAGTTTTTGGCCCCTTCTTTAATGGAATATACTACCTTTCAGGAGTCCAGTAATGTCATCCACCTCATCCTGGCTGTTCTTTTTCTTAATCATCTCTCAACCCAGCTTCAAAGTTACCAAATAGCCATTTTCCAAGGCCAGACTTATTCCATTACTTCCTTTGACATGTATTCCTCActtctatataatttatacatagtaCATAAGACTTCTTACTTAGAATTTGCTGTACATAAGACTTCTTACATAGAATTTGCTGTTAAGAGCAATTTATTTCCATGCAATAGCTCGCAAGGGCCTCCTTTCAtgcattttcttcatttctgtGATAAACTATAGAGGACTCGAGGTGCTAATCCTTGGTGAATATTAAAATTTCTCAAAGTTCTTCCATACATGCTTCTGTTTTCACATGAAATCTCATGTTATGATATACTAACACTAATGTTCTTGCTCTCTGCATTTCTGCTAACATTTGCTTTTGTAATTCATGTTTAATTGATTGGTTTGTTACTCATGCCAGAAGCTCTTTCACCTAACTCCCAGGTGCAAAACAGTCAATAATCAAATACAGTACCTAAGTTTATTAAGAATTGGCCATAATATTTTCACCTTCCCTATCCTACTatgattttctttaattacatttaaaaatatgattaaattttTATCTGAACGACTGTTCAAAATACAGCACATTATGTTTCTGTGCGCTTTGTAACAAGTTAAAGAATATTCACTTGGTATTGCTATTGGTAAAGCATTATTCTTATCTAGAAATGATTACTTCATTTGTTAAAGAGAATGTTTCCATTAGGCATGATTACTGTTGCCAGAATTAGATTTACAGTTAAGCTTGGTAGATGTTTCAGCGACAGTACCATATCTGCGTGTCTCTAAAATCTTTAGGTATAGTTAAAACTGTATGgtgatttaaggtgaatttacttttattgtaaCAGTACTTTGAAATGGAAACTAAAGTATTTTCTACCCATCAGATGCCGCACGAGTCTACTGTGGCACATGAGCAACGCTTCCAGGTTGGCGATGGTCCTATTTCCACACGTTCCCGAGCTTCCAGTGTTCAAGGAGATACTCTAGAGAATCTACAGTCGAAGAGGCCTAAGGTTAGAGTATGTATCCCATCCCTCTCCTTATACTAATTGTCCTCAGTATAAGATTTCagtgtaaatttttatatatatgtagtatacaattattattacgtattattatgtaattgtgactactaaaatatgtataattatcatTGGTAAAGTTTAAAGCCTCGAAAAGTGAGCTATTTGCTAATAGCtcagtaaatgtaaaaaaaatcaatactagacttttatatgataaaatatgtTTAACAAAAACTAGTGACATTATATGCATACTAGTAATATTACATGCAtccattcaaaagaaaaaaatggcaaaatgatAAATCCCATTAGATCCACTTTGTTGATTTTAAGTTAAACTAATTTGGCATATCCAAAGTGAAGTAACTGATAAGTTTATGAAAGGCATTGCAGTATATCAAATGTTTTGGAATAAGATAATGGGATAGATTCCACCCTGTAATAGTCTCATTCTCTTATTAAAAAAGTTTCCCCTCattgatattgta harbors:
- the LOC135195526 gene encoding cytosolic purine 5'-nucleotidase-like gives rise to the protein MESVETSNNYSRKRAHSMEENDVVTPLEPLTPSSCGGGISASSSSEFTRKYYREVPHRVFVNRSLHLEKIRFFGFDMDYTLAGMYHYKSPQYETLGFNLLKDRLIMIGYPEEIKEFEYDPRFPQGLWFDRVYGNLLKVDGFGNILVCVHGFKFLKPSEVYELYPNKFIQLDESRIYVMNTLFNLPEIYMIACLIDFFSNSPQYVKLPEGIKSGDLYMSFKSIFQDIRGAVDWVHMKGDLKKKTVEEVDKYVHKDERLPLLLDRMRDSGAKVFLLTNSEYWYTNAIMEFLLSFPDKNGEVRDWKTYFDFIGVDACKPVYFSDGTIMRQVDCDTGALKLGTHTGKLRKGQVYSGGSCDVFTELMGAKGKDVLYVGDHIFGDILKSKKIRGWRTFLVVPELVQELHVWTEKCSLFTKLQTLDVMLGDLYKNLDSSTNERPDLSKVRSAIKEVTHEMDLSYGMLGSVFRSGSRQTHFSTQVSRYADVYASTLLNLIYYPFSYMFRAPAMLMPHESTVAHEQRFQVGDGPISTRSRASSVQGDTLENLQSKRPKVLERTQSLVPHARAETPKRVTHHHDEDDSEEESDKSS